From Anomalospiza imberbis isolate Cuckoo-Finch-1a 21T00152 chromosome 6, ASM3175350v1, whole genome shotgun sequence, one genomic window encodes:
- the SPINT1 gene encoding kunitz-type protease inhibitor 1 isoform X2 has protein sequence MARRSPGPWFVPWVCLVLVLDLSEGQKEKPFGEMCLENFTAGLPDWVLDTDASVQNGATFLSSPMVHWSRDCMRACCKDPACNLALVEQGPGSEEDRIQGCFLLNCLYEKAFVCRFARKNGFLNFLKKDVYDSYLAMQNHRPSDDHPPIARAVKDMRVQPGEPVMLRGTESTDDHGIVSYEWKQILGDPSAEMKHEEDQVEISNLQVGTYVFQLTVTDTAQQQDFTNITIMVLSSEQTEEHCLTPKKVGWCRGSFPRWFYNPSLQQCEEFIFGGCKPNKNNYLREEECELACKNVRGSVGGRQQPVCNGNCQAPFFRCKDGCCIDAYLECDETPDCADESDEMYCEQYAREFNRLQKINVTHKQGHCVDLPDTGQCTESISRWYYNPFLEKCDPFTYGGCGGNSNNFEQEEECMKSCSGITKADVIGRRWESFESQTAMLSAFEVVIAVLLGICIMVVLVFIGYFFLKKRKKNSHRHQPPTATNSTLSTTEDTEHLFYSSATKPV, from the exons ATGGCCAGAAGGAGCCCGGGTCCGTGGTTTGTACCCTGGGTCTGCTTGGTGCTGGTGTTGGACTTGAGCGAAGGGCAGAAGGAAAAGCCCTTCGGTGAAATGTGCCTGGAGAACTTTACGGCAGGGCTGCCGGATTGGGTGCTGGACACAGACGCCTCCGTCCAGAATGGAGCCACCTTCTTGTCGTCCCCCATGGTGCACTGGAGCAGGGACTGCATGAGAGCCTGCTGTAAGGACCCCGCTTGTAACCTGGCTCTCGTGGAGCAGGGCCCGGGCTCGGAGGAAGACCGCATCCAGGGCTGCTTTCTCCTCAATTGCCTCTATGAGAAGGCTTTCGTTTGCAGGTTTGCCAGGAAAAACGGCTTTCTCAACTTCTTGAAGAAGGACGTGTACGATTCCTACCTGGCAATGCAGAATCACAGACCTAGTG ATGACCACCCTCCAATAGCCCGTGCTGTCAAGGACATGAGGGTACAGCCAGGGGAGCCAGTGATGctgagaggcacagagagcacGGATGACCATGGGATAGTCAGCTACGAATGGAAACAGATCCTTGGCGACCCTTCTGCGGAGATGAAG CATGAAGAAGATCAGGTAGAAATCTCCAACCTCCAGGTGGGGACTTATGTCTTCCAGCTCACTGTCACGGACACTGCACAACAGCAAGACTTCACCAACATCACCATCATGGTGTTGAGCTCTGAGCAGACAGAAG AGCATTGTTTGACTCCAAAGAAGGTGGGTTGGTGTCGGGGATCTTTTCCACGCTGGTTTTACAACCCGAGCCTTCAGCAGTGTGAGGAGTTCATTTTTGGTGGCTGCAAGCCCAACAAGAATAACTACTTACGGGAAGAGGAGTGTGAGCTTGCCTGCAAGAATGTTAGAG GTTCTGTTGGTGGGCGACAGCAGCCAG TATGCAATGGGAACTGTCAGGCCCCCTTCTTCAGATGCAAGGATGGTTGCTGTATCGATGCCTATCTGGAGTGTGATGAAACTCCTGACTGTGCTGATGAATCGGATGAAATGTACTGTGAGCAAT ATGCTCGTGAGTTCAATAGACTGCAAAAAATCAATGTCACACATAAGCAAG GCCACTGTGTGGACTTGCCTGATACTGGACAGTGCACCGAGAGCATCTCCCGCTGGTACTATAACCCATTCCTGGAGAAATGTGACCCCTTCACGTACGGGGGCTGTGGTGGCAACAGCAACAACTTTGAACAAGAGGAAGAGTGCATGAAATCATGTTCAGGCATCACAA AAGCAGATGTCATTGGTCGAAGATGGGAATCATTTGAGTCCCAAACTGCTATGTTAA gtgcctttGAGGTAGTGAttgctgtgctcctggggaTCTGCATCATGGTGGTCCTGGTGTTCATTGGCTActtcttcctgaagaaaaggaagaagaacaGCCACCGCCATCAGCCTCCCACGGCTACCAACTCAACCCTCTCTACCACAGAGGACACTGAGCATCTGTTCTACAGCAGTGCCACCAAACCAGTCTGA
- the SPINT1 gene encoding kunitz-type protease inhibitor 1 isoform X1: MARRSPGPWFVPWVCLVLVLDLSEGQKEKPFGEMCLENFTAGLPDWVLDTDASVQNGATFLSSPMVHWSRDCMRACCKDPACNLALVEQGPGSEEDRIQGCFLLNCLYEKAFVCRFARKNGFLNFLKKDVYDSYLAMQNHRPSDDHPPIARAVKDMRVQPGEPVMLRGTESTDDHGIVSYEWKQILGDPSAEMKKHEEDQVEISNLQVGTYVFQLTVTDTAQQQDFTNITIMVLSSEQTEEHCLTPKKVGWCRGSFPRWFYNPSLQQCEEFIFGGCKPNKNNYLREEECELACKNVRGSVGGRQQPVCNGNCQAPFFRCKDGCCIDAYLECDETPDCADESDEMYCEQYAREFNRLQKINVTHKQGHCVDLPDTGQCTESISRWYYNPFLEKCDPFTYGGCGGNSNNFEQEEECMKSCSGITKADVIGRRWESFESQTAMLSAFEVVIAVLLGICIMVVLVFIGYFFLKKRKKNSHRHQPPTATNSTLSTTEDTEHLFYSSATKPV; the protein is encoded by the exons ATGGCCAGAAGGAGCCCGGGTCCGTGGTTTGTACCCTGGGTCTGCTTGGTGCTGGTGTTGGACTTGAGCGAAGGGCAGAAGGAAAAGCCCTTCGGTGAAATGTGCCTGGAGAACTTTACGGCAGGGCTGCCGGATTGGGTGCTGGACACAGACGCCTCCGTCCAGAATGGAGCCACCTTCTTGTCGTCCCCCATGGTGCACTGGAGCAGGGACTGCATGAGAGCCTGCTGTAAGGACCCCGCTTGTAACCTGGCTCTCGTGGAGCAGGGCCCGGGCTCGGAGGAAGACCGCATCCAGGGCTGCTTTCTCCTCAATTGCCTCTATGAGAAGGCTTTCGTTTGCAGGTTTGCCAGGAAAAACGGCTTTCTCAACTTCTTGAAGAAGGACGTGTACGATTCCTACCTGGCAATGCAGAATCACAGACCTAGTG ATGACCACCCTCCAATAGCCCGTGCTGTCAAGGACATGAGGGTACAGCCAGGGGAGCCAGTGATGctgagaggcacagagagcacGGATGACCATGGGATAGTCAGCTACGAATGGAAACAGATCCTTGGCGACCCTTCTGCGGAGATGAAG AAGCATGAAGAAGATCAGGTAGAAATCTCCAACCTCCAGGTGGGGACTTATGTCTTCCAGCTCACTGTCACGGACACTGCACAACAGCAAGACTTCACCAACATCACCATCATGGTGTTGAGCTCTGAGCAGACAGAAG AGCATTGTTTGACTCCAAAGAAGGTGGGTTGGTGTCGGGGATCTTTTCCACGCTGGTTTTACAACCCGAGCCTTCAGCAGTGTGAGGAGTTCATTTTTGGTGGCTGCAAGCCCAACAAGAATAACTACTTACGGGAAGAGGAGTGTGAGCTTGCCTGCAAGAATGTTAGAG GTTCTGTTGGTGGGCGACAGCAGCCAG TATGCAATGGGAACTGTCAGGCCCCCTTCTTCAGATGCAAGGATGGTTGCTGTATCGATGCCTATCTGGAGTGTGATGAAACTCCTGACTGTGCTGATGAATCGGATGAAATGTACTGTGAGCAAT ATGCTCGTGAGTTCAATAGACTGCAAAAAATCAATGTCACACATAAGCAAG GCCACTGTGTGGACTTGCCTGATACTGGACAGTGCACCGAGAGCATCTCCCGCTGGTACTATAACCCATTCCTGGAGAAATGTGACCCCTTCACGTACGGGGGCTGTGGTGGCAACAGCAACAACTTTGAACAAGAGGAAGAGTGCATGAAATCATGTTCAGGCATCACAA AAGCAGATGTCATTGGTCGAAGATGGGAATCATTTGAGTCCCAAACTGCTATGTTAA gtgcctttGAGGTAGTGAttgctgtgctcctggggaTCTGCATCATGGTGGTCCTGGTGTTCATTGGCTActtcttcctgaagaaaaggaagaagaacaGCCACCGCCATCAGCCTCCCACGGCTACCAACTCAACCCTCTCTACCACAGAGGACACTGAGCATCTGTTCTACAGCAGTGCCACCAAACCAGTCTGA